Proteins co-encoded in one Plasmodium berghei ANKA genome assembly, chromosome: 11 genomic window:
- a CDS encoding topoisomerase I, putative has translation MSIVGNNYRGDDSTSDDDILIDHIKKNVYSTKLNNTKINDTKINDTKINDAKINDSKINDNTTCIPNKENVITNNSKPTAKEKCSTIRRVGSKLNTKGKNEENLNVCKIKKKQKSISADNDNLNSNNTISEGKKTLKHLKGSVKTKKETGEKSSRVKEEKKIANKVKKETIKKPKKIPKKSEENFEPINRWWEKIDDQSDTQWNYLEHRGIIFSPPYVQHNIPIFYKSVKIELNPKAEELATYWCSVIGTDYCTKEKFILNFFKTFINNLEKDNIIRRENEHKLKNGDISNFKFIDFMTIKENLIKLREERLNKTKEEKEEEKKIRMEKELPYTFALVDWIREKISSNKAEPPGLFRGRGEHPKQGLLKKRIFPEDVVINISKDAPAPRLYDDMCGHNWGDIYHDNKVTWLAYYKDSINDQIKYTFLSAQSKFKGYKDFLKYENARKLKSCVHKIRKDYQNKMKSKNIINKQLGTAVYLIDFLALRVGGEKDIDEEADTVGCCSLRVEHVSFSHNVIIKNENTNDENDNKISKIPLPKNLEDILEDDCYVTLDFLGKDSIRYFNTVKIDKQAYINMIIFCKNKNKDEGVFDQITCSKLNEYLKEIMPTLSAKVFRTYNASITLDQQLRRLKEIKGKNDNSLLFCDIDIRKTKKIKLENATSSSNVLSDYNGASHNEKIEKKENDNTSSNENMMKKENGDNKNSPIEVDVSNVNDLINFFNNANREVAILCNHQRSIPKQHDTTMSKIKKQIEIYNEDMQEYKKYLQYLKKNNNEKEFTFVSKVVTLDGSLRPNKVKENMKEESCKKKLIALIKKVELLENQMKVRDDNKTIALGTSKINYMDPRITVAFCKQFEIPIEKIFNRSLRLKFPWAMFVTKNFRF, from the coding sequence ATGAGCATAGTAGGAAATAATTATAGAGGCGATGATAGCACATCCGATGACGACATATTAATTGAtcacattaaaaaaaatgtgtattctactaaattaaataataccaaaataaatgataccaaaataaatgataccaaaataaatgatgccaaaataaatgattccaaaataaatgataatacaACTTGTATAccaaataaagaaaatgttATAACGAATAATAGTAAGCCAACTGCAAAGGAAAAATGCAGTACTATTCGGCGTGTTGGATCGAAATTAAATACAAAAGggaaaaatgaagaaaatttaaatgtgtgtaaaataaaaaaaaaacaaaaaagtATTAGTGCtgataatgataatttaaattcaaataatactATCAGTGAAGGAAAAAAGACattaaaacatttaaaaGGATCTGTaaagacaaaaaaagaaacagGTGAAAAATCATCGCGAGttaaagaagaaaaaaaaatagcaaataaagtaaaaaaagaaacgATTAAGAAACCCAAAAAGATACCTAAAAAATCCGAAGAAAATTTCGAACCAATAAATAGATGGTGGGAAAAAATAGATGATCAATCTGATACACAATGGAACTATTTAGAGCATAGaggtattatattttctccTCCATATGTACAACACAATAttcccattttttataaaagtgTTAAAATAGAATTAAATCCTAAAGCAGAGGAATTAGCTACATATTGGTGTAGTGTAATAGGAACGGATTATTGTACAAAAGAAAagtttatattaaatttttttaaaacatttataaataatttagagaaggataatattataagaCGAGAAAATGAACATAAACTAAAGAACGGAGatatatcaaattttaaatttattgatTTTATGACAATTAAAGagaatttaattaaattaagaGAAGAACgattaaataaaacaaaagaagaaaaagaagaagaaaaaaaaattcgaaTGGAAAAAGAATTGCCATATACATTTGCATTAGTTGATTGGATTCGTGAAAAAATCTCAAGCAACAAAGCAGAACCACCTGGTTTATTTAGAGGTAGAGGAGAGCATCCAAAACAAggattattaaaaaaaagaatttttCCAGAAGATGTTGTAATTAATATAAGTAAAGATGCACCTGCCCCTCGACTCTATGATGATATGTGTGGACACAATTGGGGAGATATATATCATGATAACAAAGTTACATGGTTAGCTTATTACAAGGATAGTATTAAtgatcaaataaaatacacatttttatcaGCTCAATCAAAATTCAAAGGATATAaagattttttaaaatatgaaaatgcCAGAAAGTTAAAATCATGCGTACATAAAATTAGAAAagattatcaaaataaaatgaagagtaaaaacattattaataaacaaTTAGGCACAGCTGTTTATTTAATCGACTTTTTAGCTTTAAGAGTAGGAGGAGAAAAAGATATTGATGAAGAAGCAGATACAGTGGGTTGTTGTAGTTTGAGAGTAGAGCATGTTAGCTTTTCTCATAatgtaattataaaaaatgaaaatacaaatgatgaaaatgataataaaataagcaAGATACCGTTACCTAAAAATTTAGAAGATATTTTAGAAGATGATTGTTACGTAACATTAGACTTTTTAGGTAAAGATAGTATCAGATATTTCAATACTGTAAAAATTGATAAGCAagcatatattaatatgataatattttgtaaaaataaaaataaagatgaaGGAGTATTTGACCAAATAACTTGctcaaaattaaatgaatatttaaaagaaataatgcCAACATTATCAGCAAAGGTTTTTCGTACATACAATGCTTCAATTACTCTAGATCAACAATTAAGAAGAttaaaggaaataaaaggaaaaaatgacaattctttattattttgtgatATTGATATCcgaaaaacaaaaaaaattaaattagaAAATGCAACATCATCATCAAATGTGTTAAGTGATTATAACGGTGCATCacataatgaaaaaattgaaaaaaaggaaaatgaCAATACATCTagtaatgaaaatatgatgaaaaaagaaaatggggataataaaaattctcCAATAGAAGTAGATGTATCCAATGTTAATGATCTTATTAACTTTTTTAACAATGCTAATAGAGAAGTTGCTATTCTTTGTAACCATCAAAGAAGTATTCCAAAACAACATGATACAACAATGtctaaaataaaaaagcaAATTGAAATTTATAATGAAGATATGCAAgagtataaaaaatatttacaatatttaaaaaaaaataataatgaaaaggAATTTACTTTTGTTTCAAAAGTTGTTACATTAGATGGATCCTTACGACCAAATAAAGTCAAAGAAAACATGAAAGAAGAAtcatgtaaaaaaaaactaatcGCCCTTATTAAAAAGGTAGAATTACTAGAAAATCAAATGAAAGTAAgagatgataataaaacaatagcATTAGGAACttcaaaaattaattacaTGGATCCAAGAATAACTGTTGCATTTTGTAAGCAATTCGAAATAccaatagaaaaaatatttaacaGAAGTCTAAGACTTAAGTTTCCTTGGGCAATGTTTGTCACTAAAAATTTTCGTTTTTAA